A genomic stretch from Setaria italica strain Yugu1 chromosome VII, Setaria_italica_v2.0, whole genome shotgun sequence includes:
- the LOC101760899 gene encoding probable F-box protein At2g36090 — protein sequence MATAPRATAIADDRCCPAAFAADGDAATAIEDLPADVMALVLRRLDGASLAALGCSCAAFRDLAADPDAWRALCLALWPSLRDVPAADHKGHRRLFADAFPLPSAAASPAPALDPAHRLPARLVSAVDLHHRGAGIMSRVVETDAASGWFLGAPFRVDALVQEGFTAPAPIAPAELTLSWVLIDPSTGRAVNASSRRPVSVERRWLTGETVARFAVVLGGGGGVALDAAVTCDERLGHVREVSLCIVDGEGSGVSGRDGLAVVAAAMAGARQGRGAEDAARLRYEEFVKGRAARKERKARREGFIDLCCSSVGAAAFLGFLVMLTFR from the coding sequence ATGgccaccgcgccgcgcgccacgGCGATCGCCGACGACCGGTGCTGCCCGGCGGCGTTCGCGGCGGACGGCGACGCCGCGACGGCCATCGAGGACCTGCCCGCGGACGTCATGGCACTCGTGCTCCGCCGCCTCGACGGCGCGTCCCTGGCCGCGCTCGGCTGCTCCTGCGCCGCCTtccgcgacctcgccgccgacccGGACGCCTGGCGAGCGCTCTGCCTCGCGCTCTGGCCATCGCTCCGCGACGTGCCCGCCGCGGACCACAAGGGCCACCGCCGGCTCTTCGCCGACGCGTTCCCGTTGCCGTCCGCTGCCGCGTCGCCTGCACCGGCGCTCGACCCGGCGCATCGCCTCCCCGCGCGGCTCGTCTCGGCGGTCGACCTCCACCACCGGGGCGCCGGCATCATGTCGCGCGTCGTCGAGACGGACGCCGCGTCGGGGTGGTTCCTGGGCGCGCCGTTTCGCGTCGACGCGCTCGTGCAGGAGGGCttcacggcgccggcgccgatcgCCCCGGCCGAGCTCACCCTCAGCTGGGTCCTCATCGACCCGTCGACCGGACGCGCCGTGAACGCGTCGAGCCGGCGCCCGGTGTCCGTGGAGCGGCGGTGGCTCACGGGGGAGACCGTTGCGCGGTTCGCCGtcgtgctcggcggcggcggcggcgtcgcgctgGACGCCGCCGTCACGTGCGACGAGAGGCTGGGGCACGTCAGGGAGGTCAGCCTCTGCATCGtggacggcgagggcagcgGCGTCAGCGGGAGGGACGGGCTGGCCGTGGtcgccgcggccatggcgggcgCCAGGCaggggcgcggcgcggaggacgCGGCCAGGCTGCGGTATGAAGAGTTTGTCAAGGGGAGGGCGGCCAGGAAGGAGCGGAAGGCCAGGCGGGAAGGCTTCATCGACCTATGCTGCTCCAGCGTCGGGGCGGCGGCGTTCCTGGGGTTCCTGGTGATGCTGACATTCCGGTGA
- the LOC101759817 gene encoding mRNA-decapping enzyme-like protein isoform X2 produces the protein MPPPPPPQANGGKVTPNLAMDAEATRMLNLTVLQRLDPAVEDILITAAHVTLYDFNIDLNQWSRKDVEGSLFVVKRNLQPRFQFIVMNRRNTDNLVEDLLSDFEYELQPPYLLYRNAAQEVNGIWFYNQHDCEAVASLFGRILNAYAKVPPKPKVPSTKSEFEELEAVPTSAAIDGPLEPPPSSSALVSDAPDESLGAATIGSVSSAQMAGRVHPSTEAVASAHVPLIVPSTAPAHQIPHPLGGSSAPPLPLHDANAHVSHSANLLTPAFFAPPSPSSTSVAPAPPAASMMPTAPPLHPTSASAQRPQYGTPLLQPFPPPTPPPSLTPAQNDGAVISRDKVKDALQRLVQSDEFIDLIYRELQNAHM, from the exons atgccgccgccgccgccgccgcaggccaaCGGGGGGAAGGTGACCCCGAACCTGGCCATGGACGCCGAGGCCACGCGCATGCTCAACCTCACCGTCCTCCAGCGCCTCGACCCCGCCGTCGAGGATATCCTCATCACCGCCGCGCACGTCACGCTCTACGACTTCAACATCGACCTCAATCAGTGG AGCCGCAAGGATGTGGAGGGTTCGCTGTTCGTCGTCAAGAG GAACTTGCAGCCGAGGTTCCAATTCATTGTCATGAACAGGCGCAACACTG ATAATCTGGTGGAGGATCTATTAAGCGATTTTGAATATGAACTTCAGCCCCCATATTTGTTGTACCGGAATGCTGCACAAGAAGTAAATGGCATTTGGTTTTATAATCAACATGACTGTGAAGCTGTTGCAAGCCTTTTTGGAAG AATACTGAATGCTTACGCCAAAGTGCCTCCAAAACCAAAAGTGCCCTCCACAAAAAG TGAGTTTGAGGAATTGGAGGCTGTTCCAACATCTGCAGCAATAGATGGCCCCCTTGAACCTCCGCCATCATCCAGTGCTCTAGTTtctgatgcacctgatgaatcACTG GGTGCTGCTACCATTGGAAGCGTATCAAGCGCACAAATGGCTGGAAGAGTGCATCCATCCACTGAGGCTGTTGCATCTGCTCATGTGCCATTGATCGTTCCATCTACTGCTCCGGCACATCAAATACCTCATCCTTTGGGGGGTTCATCAGCTCCACCACTCCCCCTCCATGATGCAAATGCCCACGTCAGCCATTCAGCAAATCTTTTAACACCAGCTTTCTTTGCACCTCCATCACCCTCTTCAACATCTGTAGCACCTGCACCACCGGCTGCATCCATGATGCCTACAGCGCCGCCTCTTCATCCAACTTCAGCATCTGCTCAACGTCCTCAATATGGCACTCCCTTACTCCAACCTTTTCCCCCACCGACTCCACCTCCTTCACTGACCCCTGCACAGAATGATGGGGCTGTTATTTCAAGGGATAAAGTTAAGGACGCCCTCCAgagacttgttcag AGTGACGAGTTCATCGATTTAATCTATCGTGAGTTGCAAAATGCGCACATGTAA
- the LOC101759817 gene encoding mRNA-decapping enzyme-like protein isoform X1: MPPPPPPQANGGKVTPNLAMDAEATRMLNLTVLQRLDPAVEDILITAAHVTLYDFNIDLNQWSRKDVEGSLFVVKRNLQPRFQFIVMNRRNTDNLVEDLLSDFEYELQPPYLLYRNAAQEVNGIWFYNQHDCEAVASLFGRILNAYAKVPPKPKVPSTKSEFEELEAVPTSAAIDGPLEPPPSSSALVSDAPDESLVNYFNGAATIGSVSSAQMAGRVHPSTEAVASAHVPLIVPSTAPAHQIPHPLGGSSAPPLPLHDANAHVSHSANLLTPAFFAPPSPSSTSVAPAPPAASMMPTAPPLHPTSASAQRPQYGTPLLQPFPPPTPPPSLTPAQNDGAVISRDKVKDALQRLVQSDEFIDLIYRELQNAHM; encoded by the exons atgccgccgccgccgccgccgcaggccaaCGGGGGGAAGGTGACCCCGAACCTGGCCATGGACGCCGAGGCCACGCGCATGCTCAACCTCACCGTCCTCCAGCGCCTCGACCCCGCCGTCGAGGATATCCTCATCACCGCCGCGCACGTCACGCTCTACGACTTCAACATCGACCTCAATCAGTGG AGCCGCAAGGATGTGGAGGGTTCGCTGTTCGTCGTCAAGAG GAACTTGCAGCCGAGGTTCCAATTCATTGTCATGAACAGGCGCAACACTG ATAATCTGGTGGAGGATCTATTAAGCGATTTTGAATATGAACTTCAGCCCCCATATTTGTTGTACCGGAATGCTGCACAAGAAGTAAATGGCATTTGGTTTTATAATCAACATGACTGTGAAGCTGTTGCAAGCCTTTTTGGAAG AATACTGAATGCTTACGCCAAAGTGCCTCCAAAACCAAAAGTGCCCTCCACAAAAAG TGAGTTTGAGGAATTGGAGGCTGTTCCAACATCTGCAGCAATAGATGGCCCCCTTGAACCTCCGCCATCATCCAGTGCTCTAGTTtctgatgcacctgatgaatcACTGGTGAATTATTTCAAT GGTGCTGCTACCATTGGAAGCGTATCAAGCGCACAAATGGCTGGAAGAGTGCATCCATCCACTGAGGCTGTTGCATCTGCTCATGTGCCATTGATCGTTCCATCTACTGCTCCGGCACATCAAATACCTCATCCTTTGGGGGGTTCATCAGCTCCACCACTCCCCCTCCATGATGCAAATGCCCACGTCAGCCATTCAGCAAATCTTTTAACACCAGCTTTCTTTGCACCTCCATCACCCTCTTCAACATCTGTAGCACCTGCACCACCGGCTGCATCCATGATGCCTACAGCGCCGCCTCTTCATCCAACTTCAGCATCTGCTCAACGTCCTCAATATGGCACTCCCTTACTCCAACCTTTTCCCCCACCGACTCCACCTCCTTCACTGACCCCTGCACAGAATGATGGGGCTGTTATTTCAAGGGATAAAGTTAAGGACGCCCTCCAgagacttgttcag AGTGACGAGTTCATCGATTTAATCTATCGTGAGTTGCAAAATGCGCACATGTAA